In a single window of the Ruminococcus albus 7 = DSM 20455 genome:
- the spoVAD gene encoding stage V sporulation protein AD — protein MHKATTIFDQPPSIVTSAAVGGKTENEGPFGKYFDKINDDPYLTADTFEQGENQLQKQAVRIALEKANLKEDDIDVLIGGDLLDQCVGTTYGVRDYDLPFLGIYAACSTMSEGLLLASMLTAGGFADMAMAVTSSHFCTAERQYRMPLNYGGQRPPTAQWTATAGGALAVSSKGSAPYVRGVTIGRIVDMGVTDANNMGAAMAPAAFSTISEFFTDTDLSPEDFDHIVTGDLGKVGSRLLCEIFEHEGMDIRSRHLDCGLMIYDSEKQDVHSGGSGCGCAASMLCGYFIPELRSGRIKNILFAATGALLSPTVSQQGESIPSVSHLVWLSHEKGSVIK, from the coding sequence ATGCACAAAGCAACAACTATATTTGATCAGCCGCCGTCAATAGTAACTTCAGCGGCGGTAGGCGGAAAAACAGAGAACGAAGGGCCGTTCGGAAAGTATTTCGACAAAATAAACGATGACCCATATTTGACTGCTGATACCTTTGAACAGGGTGAAAACCAGCTCCAGAAACAGGCTGTGCGCATAGCCCTGGAAAAAGCGAACTTAAAGGAGGATGACATTGATGTTCTCATCGGCGGCGACCTGCTTGACCAGTGTGTCGGCACCACCTACGGCGTGCGGGACTACGACCTGCCCTTTCTCGGCATTTACGCCGCCTGCTCGACTATGTCCGAAGGACTTCTTCTGGCTTCCATGCTTACCGCAGGAGGATTTGCAGACATGGCTATGGCGGTCACATCATCACACTTCTGTACCGCCGAAAGACAGTACCGTATGCCCCTCAACTACGGCGGACAGCGTCCCCCCACCGCCCAGTGGACAGCTACCGCAGGCGGAGCACTGGCTGTGTCCTCCAAGGGAAGTGCGCCCTATGTACGGGGCGTGACTATCGGACGTATAGTTGATATGGGTGTGACAGATGCAAACAACATGGGTGCCGCTATGGCTCCGGCTGCATTTTCTACAATAAGTGAATTTTTCACGGACACAGACTTATCCCCCGAAGATTTCGACCATATAGTCACAGGTGACTTAGGCAAGGTGGGCAGCAGACTGCTTTGTGAGATATTCGAGCACGAAGGTATGGATATACGCTCCCGCCACCTTGACTGCGGACTTATGATATACGACAGCGAAAAACAGGACGTTCATTCGGGCGGCAGCGGCTGTGGCTGTGCGGCAAGTATGCTCTGCGGATACTTTATACCTGAACTTCGCAGCGGCAGGATCAAAAATATCCTTTTCGCCGCAACGGGTGCTCTTCTGTCCCCGACAGTAAGTCAGCAGGGCGAAAGCATACCCTCAGTGAGCCATCTGGTATGGCTGTCCCACGAGAAAGGTAGTGTTATAAAATGA
- a CDS encoding NUDIX hydrolase: MMEDMTAPCGDGLINIRVCAIIQKKGRLLMAYSDDADYLYTVGGRVKFGETAGQAIVREVFEETGVKLGIDRLGFIQENYFYGDVPSNKGKLIYEVDYFFYMKVPEDFKPVGMDFKEGDNTEHLCWIDPMTEERQFYPEFFRTELFEPFDGIRHIVTDDR, encoded by the coding sequence ATGATGGAAGATATGACCGCGCCCTGCGGTGACGGGCTGATAAATATACGTGTATGCGCCATAATACAGAAAAAGGGCAGACTGCTGATGGCTTACAGTGATGATGCCGACTACTTGTATACAGTTGGCGGACGGGTAAAATTCGGTGAAACAGCCGGGCAGGCGATAGTCCGCGAAGTATTTGAAGAAACAGGCGTTAAGCTCGGTATCGACAGGCTCGGGTTCATTCAGGAGAATTATTTTTACGGTGATGTGCCGTCGAATAAGGGGAAACTCATATACGAGGTGGATTACTTTTTTTACATGAAAGTGCCCGAAGATTTCAAGCCCGTGGGTATGGATTTCAAAGAGGGCGATAACACTGAGCATCTTTGCTGGATAGACCCGATGACAGAGGAAAGACAGTTCTATCCCGAGTTTTTCAGGACGGAGCTTTTTGAGCCTTTTGATGGCATAAGACATATTGTAACAGATGACAGATAA
- the tgt gene encoding tRNA guanosine(34) transglycosylase Tgt has translation MFKLLKQEGAARRGEFKTVHGTIQTPVFMNVGTSAAIKGGVSSIDLKNELKTQVELCNTYHLHVRPGDDVIYKMGGLHKFMNWDKPILTDSGGFQVFSLAKLRRIKEEGVYFNSHVDGRKIFMGPEESMQIQSHLASTIAMAFDECVENPAEYNYSKRSCERTTRWLHRCIAEMKRLNSLEETINRDQLLFGINQGCTYDDLRIEHMKTIRELDYCAGFAIGGLAVGEPTEIMYHVIEQVEPYMPKDKPRYLMGVGTPSNLIEAVYRGIDFFDCVMPSRNARHGTMFTWNGIIHIENKRFETDDRPVDPQCDCPCCRNFSRAYVRHLFKSEEQLGGRLAVMHNLYFYNTLTERMREALDEGRFGAFRAEYSAKLAQRLPDGE, from the coding sequence ATGTTCAAGTTATTAAAGCAAGAGGGTGCCGCAAGACGCGGTGAATTCAAGACGGTTCACGGAACTATACAGACTCCCGTTTTCATGAACGTGGGAACTTCTGCGGCGATAAAGGGCGGAGTGTCCTCAATAGACCTTAAAAACGAGCTGAAAACACAGGTGGAGCTCTGCAATACCTATCATCTTCATGTTCGTCCCGGGGACGATGTGATATACAAGATGGGCGGACTTCACAAGTTCATGAACTGGGATAAGCCCATACTTACCGACAGCGGCGGATTTCAGGTGTTCTCCCTTGCAAAGCTCAGGCGCATAAAGGAAGAGGGCGTGTATTTCAACAGCCATGTTGACGGCAGAAAGATATTCATGGGACCCGAGGAAAGTATGCAGATACAGTCCCATCTGGCATCAACTATCGCTATGGCTTTTGATGAGTGCGTTGAAAATCCTGCGGAGTATAACTACTCAAAGCGTTCCTGCGAGCGCACCACAAGGTGGCTGCACAGGTGCATCGCGGAGATGAAAAGGCTCAACTCCCTTGAAGAGACCATAAACCGCGATCAGCTGCTTTTCGGCATAAATCAGGGCTGTACATACGATGACCTGCGTATCGAGCATATGAAGACTATCCGCGAGCTTGACTACTGTGCAGGCTTCGCTATCGGCGGACTTGCAGTTGGTGAGCCTACGGAGATAATGTACCACGTTATCGAGCAGGTTGAGCCTTATATGCCCAAGGACAAGCCCCGTTATCTTATGGGTGTTGGTACGCCCTCGAATCTTATCGAAGCTGTTTACCGCGGCATAGATTTCTTCGACTGTGTAATGCCAAGCCGAAATGCCCGCCACGGTACCATGTTCACATGGAACGGCATCATACATATCGAAAACAAGCGCTTTGAAACAGACGACCGTCCTGTTGACCCCCAGTGCGACTGTCCCTGCTGCCGCAATTTCAGCAGGGCTTATGTAAGGCACCTGTTCAAATCGGAAGAACAGCTGGGCGGCAGACTGGCGGTTATGCACAACCTCTATTTTTACAATACTCTCACCGAACGTATGCGTGAAGCCCTTGACGAGGGACGCTTCGGCGCATTCAGGGCAGAGTATTCCGCTAAGCTGGCGCAGAGACTTCCTGACGGAGAGTAA
- a CDS encoding cellulase family glycosylhydrolase → MRFMGRTYAAATAIMLAYSAFFSAAASAAKTDDKKVTEVTKKDVSGYSAAEICADMGIGMLLDDTKDIASQVAAAKKKGYGTVKISDGMSGHTEDTENWLAGLKKSVDAADEEDMYIVLSLDSEDLTAEESRNIWKQTADLFKKYDRKLLFEGDFFSRTKIGDKTDAAAAIRSISKDRVLVCSAAEPWSAAGFGADTIAAVSVNGKNSEKLLKTFERLEIAFVNKGIPVLIRGTAPSVEKTAALFAQNAKALGIAAVMADNTNEDKIIKTYKDSAASGTVFDTEEAEENSRIAYTGDIELKAGADGKYSRKIAVSDLLGGIEKDRVKGIRFTGSDGFTLVLDKKGTSAEKECYKKVICVNDIKGDTLEVSSSASSGTRLVEYEVLVADGRLEPYTRYLQFSEKNSDGRCYARAVMMVKYEDVAAADSVKFTFDLDGKTASVTSAKYYKAVSQQGQIIEPDEGHVFVAAVISGVPVGITDKLKVTDIELVGAD, encoded by the coding sequence ATGAGATTTATGGGACGTACATACGCTGCTGCTACAGCTATTATGCTCGCTTACAGCGCTTTTTTCAGTGCTGCGGCAAGTGCTGCAAAAACAGATGACAAAAAAGTTACAGAAGTTACAAAGAAGGACGTTTCAGGATATTCAGCTGCTGAGATCTGTGCTGATATGGGCATAGGTATGTTGCTTGATGATACAAAGGATATCGCTTCACAGGTAGCAGCGGCAAAGAAAAAGGGCTATGGAACTGTAAAGATATCGGACGGGATGAGCGGTCATACCGAGGATACCGAGAATTGGCTCGCAGGGCTTAAAAAGAGTGTTGATGCGGCAGATGAAGAGGATATGTACATAGTGCTCTCCCTTGACAGTGAAGATCTTACTGCTGAGGAAAGCAGGAATATATGGAAGCAGACAGCTGATCTATTCAAGAAATATGACAGAAAACTTCTCTTTGAGGGTGATTTTTTCAGCAGGACAAAGATCGGTGATAAGACGGATGCTGCAGCGGCGATACGCAGTATCAGCAAGGACAGGGTGCTTGTGTGTTCAGCAGCTGAACCATGGTCGGCTGCTGGCTTCGGGGCTGATACCATAGCTGCGGTAAGTGTAAACGGTAAGAACAGCGAGAAGCTTTTGAAGACATTTGAACGGCTTGAGATAGCTTTCGTAAACAAGGGCATACCTGTACTTATCCGCGGTACTGCACCCTCCGTAGAAAAAACGGCTGCATTGTTTGCGCAAAATGCGAAGGCGCTTGGTATTGCGGCTGTTATGGCAGATAATACCAATGAGGATAAGATCATAAAGACTTATAAAGATTCAGCGGCTTCGGGAACTGTATTTGATACTGAGGAAGCTGAGGAGAACAGCAGGATAGCATACACTGGCGATATAGAGCTGAAAGCCGGTGCTGATGGAAAATACAGCAGAAAGATCGCAGTAAGTGACCTGCTCGGCGGCATAGAAAAGGATCGGGTAAAAGGGATAAGGTTCACGGGAAGTGACGGCTTTACCCTAGTGCTTGATAAAAAAGGCACTTCTGCAGAAAAGGAGTGCTATAAAAAAGTTATATGTGTTAATGATATAAAGGGCGATACGCTGGAGGTATCTTCATCAGCTTCAAGCGGAACAAGGCTGGTAGAGTATGAGGTACTTGTGGCTGACGGCCGACTTGAACCATATACCCGTTATCTGCAGTTTAGTGAAAAGAACAGTGACGGCAGGTGCTATGCGCGTGCCGTCATGATGGTGAAATATGAAGATGTAGCAGCTGCGGATTCGGTGAAGTTTACTTTTGACCTCGACGGCAAGACTGCAAGTGTGACATCCGCGAAGTACTATAAGGCTGTTTCACAGCAGGGGCAGATAATTGAGCCCGATGAGGGTCATGTCTTCGTGGCGGCAGTAATATCGGGTGTGCCTGTCGGTATTACAGATAAACTGAAGGTCACTGATATCGAACTTGTCGGTGCTGACTAA
- the feoB gene encoding ferrous iron transport protein B gives MTLKELQIGKKAVITEVGGEGALRQHFLDMGVIPGAEVKVVKYAPLGDPMELLLHGYSLSLRLADAAQITVKELSEDDEKVQEKPRKKKREHPGFGEGGRYHEAHPEKPEPLPDDVKLTFALVGNQNSGKTTLFNRLTGSNQHVGNFPGVTVDRKDGPIKGHENTLVTDLPGIYSMSPYTAEEVVSRSFVLDEKPRGIINIVDATNIERNLYLTMQLIEMDVPMVVALNMMDELTANGGSVDINEMEAMLGVAVVPISAAKNSGVDELVDHAEHIARFQERPVRQDLCDENDSGGAVHRCIHGISCLIEDHAKRAGLPVRFAASKVIEGDELVMKQLGLEQNEIDAVEHIVMQMEKERGLDRSAAIADMRFAFIHKVCRETVKRPHESKEHIRSRKIDKVLTGRFTAIPSFVAIMALVFWLTFGVIGAGLQGLLETGIDKLIALADGAMKRAGVNEVIHSLLVKGVFAGVGSVLSFLPIIVTLFFFLSLLEDSGYIARVAFFMDKALRKIGLSGRSIVPLLIGFGCTVPAVMATRTLPSERDRKMTILLTPFMSCTAKLPIFAFFASAFFPEKSAFILIGLYLLGIISGIFVACVYKATVFRGEAVPFVMELPNYRLPAAKNVGQLLWDKAKDFLQRAFSVILIASVVIWFLQSFDFSLHMVSDSGKSILADVAGVLAPVFAPLGIGDWRIVTSLISGFMAKESVVSTLEVLFAGDVGSALTTLGAACLLVFSLLYTPCVAAIAAVKRELGKKWAVTLVVWQCAIAWVIALAVRLIGMAFGGV, from the coding sequence ATGACTCTCAAAGAATTGCAGATAGGAAAGAAAGCAGTGATAACCGAGGTCGGGGGAGAGGGTGCACTCAGGCAGCATTTCCTGGATATGGGTGTAATCCCCGGAGCTGAGGTAAAGGTCGTAAAGTACGCTCCGCTGGGTGACCCTATGGAGCTTCTGCTGCATGGATATTCACTGAGCCTGCGCCTTGCTGATGCTGCGCAGATAACAGTTAAGGAACTGTCAGAGGATGATGAGAAGGTTCAGGAAAAGCCAAGAAAGAAAAAACGTGAGCATCCCGGATTCGGTGAGGGCGGACGTTACCATGAGGCGCATCCGGAAAAGCCCGAACCTCTGCCTGATGATGTCAAGCTGACATTCGCACTGGTCGGCAATCAGAACAGCGGAAAGACCACCCTTTTCAACAGGCTGACAGGTTCCAATCAGCACGTGGGTAATTTCCCCGGGGTAACGGTAGACCGCAAGGACGGCCCTATCAAGGGACATGAGAATACTCTTGTCACCGACCTTCCGGGAATATATTCCATGTCGCCTTATACAGCTGAGGAGGTAGTAAGCAGGAGCTTTGTACTGGATGAAAAGCCCAGGGGCATTATCAACATCGTGGATGCTACCAATATCGAGCGCAATCTTTATCTTACAATGCAGCTGATAGAGATGGATGTGCCTATGGTGGTGGCGCTGAATATGATGGACGAGCTCACTGCAAACGGCGGCAGCGTGGATATAAACGAGATGGAAGCTATGCTGGGTGTAGCTGTCGTGCCGATATCAGCAGCTAAGAATTCGGGCGTTGATGAGCTTGTGGATCATGCAGAGCATATAGCACGCTTTCAGGAAAGACCCGTAAGGCAGGACTTGTGTGATGAAAACGACAGCGGCGGTGCAGTACACAGATGCATCCACGGCATATCCTGTCTGATAGAAGACCACGCGAAACGTGCTGGTCTGCCTGTCAGATTTGCGGCAAGCAAGGTGATAGAAGGCGATGAGCTGGTAATGAAGCAGCTTGGTCTTGAACAGAATGAGATAGATGCAGTCGAACATATCGTTATGCAGATGGAGAAGGAGAGGGGACTTGACCGAAGCGCTGCTATAGCAGATATGAGATTTGCTTTCATACATAAGGTCTGTCGCGAAACGGTAAAAAGACCCCATGAGAGCAAGGAGCACATACGCAGCAGAAAGATAGACAAGGTGCTGACAGGACGCTTTACGGCGATACCTTCCTTTGTTGCGATAATGGCACTTGTGTTCTGGCTGACCTTCGGCGTTATAGGCGCGGGACTGCAGGGATTGCTTGAAACGGGAATAGACAAGCTGATAGCTCTGGCAGACGGTGCTATGAAAAGGGCTGGTGTTAACGAAGTTATACACAGCCTGCTGGTCAAGGGCGTTTTTGCGGGAGTTGGCAGCGTGCTTAGCTTTCTTCCGATAATCGTGACGCTTTTCTTCTTCCTGTCACTTCTGGAGGACAGCGGATATATTGCAAGGGTGGCATTCTTTATGGACAAGGCACTTCGTAAGATCGGACTTTCCGGACGAAGCATCGTGCCGCTGCTTATAGGGTTCGGATGTACAGTACCTGCTGTTATGGCTACACGTACCCTGCCAAGTGAGCGTGACCGTAAGATGACGATACTACTTACGCCGTTTATGAGCTGTACAGCAAAATTGCCGATATTCGCATTCTTTGCATCGGCTTTCTTTCCTGAAAAAAGCGCATTTATATTGATAGGGCTTTATTTGCTGGGTATTATTTCCGGTATATTCGTTGCCTGCGTTTACAAGGCAACAGTATTCAGGGGCGAGGCTGTTCCTTTTGTTATGGAGCTACCGAATTATCGTCTGCCTGCTGCTAAGAATGTAGGTCAGCTTTTATGGGATAAAGCAAAGGATTTCCTGCAAAGGGCATTCTCGGTAATACTGATAGCATCGGTAGTTATATGGTTTTTGCAGAGCTTTGATTTCAGCCTGCACATGGTCAGCGATTCGGGCAAAAGCATACTTGCGGATGTGGCAGGAGTTTTAGCGCCTGTATTCGCACCTCTGGGTATTGGTGACTGGAGGATAGTGACCTCTCTTATAAGCGGATTTATGGCTAAGGAAAGCGTTGTATCAACGCTGGAGGTACTATTTGCCGGAGATGTGGGCAGTGCGTTGACTACTCTTGGAGCGGCTTGCCTGCTGGTGTTCTCGCTGCTGTATACCCCTTGTGTTGCAGCGATAGCAGCTGTAAAAAGAGAACTCGGAAAAAAATGGGCAGTGACCCTGGTGGTATGGCAGTGTGCAATTGCCTGGGTGATAGCGCTGGCTGTAAGGCTGATAGGCATGGCTTTCGGAGGTGTGTGA
- a CDS encoding amino acid adenylation domain-containing protein — MELNLIRLLERTADRSPDKTAYSDSVESLSFSQVREQAERIGSAIAKKVPARCPVAVMSGRRVHTPVIFLGIVCAGCFYAPMDSTQPKARLADILSVLQPKLLIADEEGIETARELGFEGEILSYEDLAGQETDRALLDERARYACADDPLYVIFTSGSTGKPKGVITSMMSLMCYISAYIEVMKIDENDVLGNQSPLDYIAAVRDIYVPIFTGASMFIIPKQCFMMPAELFRVMNERKITSVGWSVSVFTIAVKLKAFDGEKPGYLKKVCFSGSVMPCSALRVWQDNLPGCRFVNQYGPTECTASCTYHEVEGLVEEGDTLPIGRPYRNYRVFLLDDDNKPVSTGEQGEICVSGPILALGYYNNKELTDKSFIQHPLNGAYNELIYKTGDYGVFDENGVLWFKGRKDRQIKHLGHRVELSEIENAALRLESIRECCAMYLKEKELIYLFYTGTATAKEAAVHFRGILPGFMVPRKLVQLEEMPHLANGKTDMRTLTEMMK, encoded by the coding sequence ATGGAGCTGAATCTAATTCGACTGCTGGAACGTACAGCAGACAGATCACCTGACAAAACAGCGTACTCTGACAGCGTGGAGAGCCTTAGCTTTTCACAGGTCAGGGAACAGGCGGAACGCATAGGCAGTGCTATTGCTAAGAAGGTGCCTGCAAGGTGTCCCGTGGCGGTCATGTCAGGCAGACGTGTGCATACCCCCGTGATATTTCTGGGGATAGTATGCGCAGGGTGCTTTTATGCACCTATGGACAGCACTCAGCCTAAAGCGAGGCTGGCGGATATACTCTCAGTGCTACAGCCGAAGCTGCTGATAGCAGATGAAGAGGGTATAGAGACTGCCCGTGAGCTTGGGTTTGAGGGCGAGATACTTAGCTATGAGGATCTGGCAGGGCAGGAGACCGACAGGGCTTTGCTCGATGAAAGGGCAAGGTATGCCTGCGCTGATGATCCGCTTTATGTGATATTCACCTCGGGTTCTACAGGTAAACCCAAGGGAGTTATCACTTCTATGATGTCGCTGATGTGTTATATAAGCGCATATATAGAAGTCATGAAGATAGACGAGAACGATGTGCTGGGCAATCAGTCGCCGCTGGACTACATCGCTGCGGTAAGGGATATATATGTCCCCATATTTACAGGCGCTTCCATGTTCATAATACCTAAGCAGTGCTTTATGATGCCTGCAGAATTATTCAGGGTGATGAACGAGAGGAAGATAACATCTGTCGGCTGGAGCGTTTCAGTGTTCACGATTGCTGTGAAGCTTAAAGCTTTTGACGGTGAAAAGCCAGGATATCTGAAAAAAGTATGTTTTTCAGGTTCGGTCATGCCCTGCAGTGCACTGAGGGTCTGGCAGGATAATCTGCCAGGATGCAGATTCGTAAATCAGTACGGACCTACCGAGTGTACAGCATCGTGTACCTATCATGAGGTGGAAGGTCTTGTTGAAGAGGGTGACACTCTCCCTATCGGCAGACCCTACAGGAATTACAGAGTATTCCTGCTTGACGATGACAACAAGCCTGTCAGCACAGGCGAACAGGGCGAGATATGCGTCAGCGGACCCATACTCGCGCTTGGCTATTACAACAACAAGGAACTTACAGACAAGTCGTTCATTCAGCATCCGCTGAACGGGGCTTACAATGAACTTATCTATAAAACAGGTGATTACGGAGTTTTTGATGAAAACGGTGTGCTCTGGTTCAAGGGGCGCAAGGACAGGCAGATAAAACACCTGGGTCACAGGGTTGAGCTTTCGGAGATAGAGAATGCCGCCCTCAGGCTGGAAAGCATAAGGGAATGCTGTGCTATGTACCTGAAGGAAAAGGAGCTCATATATCTTTTCTATACAGGTACTGCGACTGCGAAAGAAGCGGCTGTGCATTTCAGGGGAATACTCCCCGGATTCATGGTGCCGCGCAAGCTTGTACAGCTTGAAGAAATGCCGCATTTGGCTAATGGCAAGACCGATATGCGTACGCTTACGGAAATGATGAAATAA
- a CDS encoding acyl carrier protein, with protein MKEQLLELLEEIRPDVDFENEKQLITDGVLDSFDIVSMVTAMNDEFDIEIEVGNLVPDNFNSIEGMMALIEKLQDED; from the coding sequence ATGAAAGAACAGCTTTTAGAATTACTTGAAGAAATAAGACCCGATGTGGATTTTGAAAATGAGAAGCAGCTCATCACTGATGGTGTGCTGGATTCATTCGATATAGTATCCATGGTAACAGCCATGAACGATGAGTTCGATATCGAGATAGAGGTTGGCAATCTTGTGCCGGATAATTTCAACAGCATCGAGGGCATGATGGCTCTCATTGAAAAGCTGCAGGACGAGGATTGA
- a CDS encoding alanine racemase, with the protein MEKEILKNAALTLGTPCYIFDTDVFAKRAAAVKNAFGDRVGLCYSIKANPFLLAALPEEFSYIEVCSPGELSICENVGAPLDKIIFSGVNKTGEDIARAYADGVAIFTAESRLHAELINECAVKNGGRVKLILRLAHGSQFGMDKSDLLDIIDRREQFAGVEIIGLHYFTGTQKTKVKTIEKELALLDELCAELENEHGYKPSHIEYGTGLAVEYYKDFTESTDIALLEEASAVIRPFAEKYPLTVEMGRFFAAECGSYLTKIMDIKTTNDLKYVICDGGINHVNYYGQNMAMKVPPIEVIEKTGEEKDYCLCGSLCTTADILVRKATLPTLERGDIIAFSKCGAYSVAEGIAAFLSRDMPAVALFSEKDGLVSQRGHVATHPLNTPSEVRP; encoded by the coding sequence ATGGAGAAAGAGATATTAAAAAATGCGGCTCTGACCTTAGGCACGCCCTGCTATATATTTGATACGGATGTATTCGCAAAGCGTGCAGCGGCAGTAAAAAATGCCTTTGGTGACAGGGTCGGGCTTTGCTATTCCATAAAGGCGAACCCTTTTCTGCTGGCAGCACTGCCGGAGGAGTTTTCGTATATCGAAGTATGCTCTCCGGGAGAACTCAGTATATGCGAGAATGTGGGTGCGCCACTTGATAAGATAATATTTTCGGGTGTGAACAAGACCGGGGAAGATATCGCACGCGCATATGCTGACGGCGTTGCCATATTTACAGCCGAAAGCAGACTGCACGCAGAGCTTATTAACGAGTGTGCGGTAAAGAACGGCGGCAGGGTGAAGCTGATACTCAGACTTGCCCACGGAAGCCAGTTCGGTATGGATAAGTCCGATCTGTTGGACATTATCGACCGCAGGGAGCAGTTTGCAGGCGTTGAGATAATAGGTCTGCACTACTTTACAGGCACGCAGAAAACTAAGGTCAAGACCATAGAAAAGGAGCTCGCACTTCTGGATGAGCTTTGTGCAGAGCTTGAAAACGAGCATGGCTATAAGCCCTCACATATCGAGTACGGCACGGGGCTGGCGGTGGAGTATTATAAGGACTTTACCGAAAGCACCGATATTGCGTTGCTTGAAGAAGCATCTGCGGTTATCCGTCCATTTGCGGAAAAGTACCCACTTACTGTTGAGATGGGAAGATTCTTTGCGGCTGAATGTGGAAGCTATCTGACCAAAATAATGGACATAAAGACCACAAATGATTTAAAATACGTGATATGCGACGGCGGTATAAACCATGTGAATTACTACGGTCAGAACATGGCTATGAAAGTTCCGCCTATAGAAGTAATTGAAAAAACAGGGGAGGAGAAGGACTACTGCCTGTGCGGAAGTCTTTGTACCACCGCTGATATACTTGTGCGCAAGGCAACTCTCCCGACTCTTGAAAGAGGGGATATCATCGCATTTTCAAAGTGCGGTGCTTATTCCGTTGCGGAGGGCATAGCGGCATTCCTTTCGAGAGATATGCCCGCAGTAGCTCTTTTCAGCGAAAAAGACGGACTTGTTTCTCAGCGAGGTCATGTGGCAACACACCCTCTTAATACCCCATCGGAGGTAAGACCTTGA